The DNA window AcgttatattataatttagtcaaatatattaaattatttaacaatttttaattaacaacttcacataaaaataactacATTTGAGTTTTTTctctaaataatatatattttatttcttacaaTAAATCATTTTACATAATATCACACTCTTTTTAATTAGAGAAAAATATACATTAATAACTTAGTagacaatataaaaaataaaatattaacacatattttatgatttaactactttatctatttttattacaCAATTAGAGAGGGAGTTGCATCGTGCATGCATTATGCATTGCACCCGTCCTTGGCAGGTGAAGTTTGATGGTTTCTCCCTAAATCCACCGTCTCAGGCAGTGGTTTTTCATTTAAGTCCTTGTCCTTGTCCCTTCATTTCTTTTGTCTTCCCAAAAATTAATGCATTATCATCTACTTTATAAAGTTGTAATTCAAATTAATCTTGTTTAAACGAATAAAATCAAATGTCTGGTTAACACGTGCTTTAATTGAAATTTCTTTTATGGAAATATGTAAAATTGAAgtttttaatacttttattttttatttattaaaataaaaatttcaaaaacttttctactaaaataaaattttaaaagagaatCTTTTTTAGACTAAcaagttttaatattttttgtcattatttgaccattataaatattaaattatttttaacagataaattttattaatttaggtgtataaattctaaaaaaatataggtaTAAATTGTGttaatttatgtgtataaaactctaataaatatagatataaacTATATGTTTTTTGTGTATAAAACTCCTATAAATAttagtataaattattattaactaaatactaataaaaaataataatattttctgAATATGTAAGATTACTCGTTCTAAAACTAATGCAATCTAACAAAGTTTATGTTGATATCANNNNNNNNNNNNNNNNNNNNNNNNNNNNNNNNNNNNNNNNNNNNNNNNNNNNNNNNNNNNNNNNNNNNNNNNNNNNNNNNNNNNNNNNNNNNNNNNNNNNNNNNNNNNNNNNNNNNNNNNNNNNNNNTATATACTGACATTATCCTCTCGTGTCTCAAACATCACAAAAGTCATATAAAAAAGATCCCTTTATTTTCTTCCATTGAACCTCACACACATCCTTTGTTTTCTTGATATCAATTTAGCAAGTTAAAGAAAGTACACATTTTTCTTTAATCCGCAATGGCAACAGTAGGAGAAGCCAGCGGTTTAGTCCAGAGAGAAGGCTAGAAAACCATGGGCACTCCTCATCccaacaacaaaaagaattgaactaaacgaaaaaaaattatagaaactaAAAATAGTACTAATCAAAGGAACGAAATTAAAGCATGAGAATCATTGGGATCGAGTCAATAtatcataataattaatatgcATCTAGATATATAGTACAAGGGACTGATGCAGGTTAAGTTAATTAAGGCACTTTATTTATTCGTAATTTTTCAACAATCAATAtaattgttttgatttcttttaaaaagTTTTCTTTTCCTCTCAAGTTATGTTATACAAACGCTAACATTAACACGAATGTAACTAACACAAActcactaattttaaatttttgttagacAAAAGAaaacacatatataaaatataaagaaattatTAAACAATGCACAAACTAACTTTGTTCACTGTTTTAATgttgttttaattatataaagtattttgataatattttatattaataattaataataatttattttaaacataacaactaagaataagaataagatgGAATATTTTCTGTCATTTTCTGGATTCAAAGAATTGATTCTTATATTATAGTAAATAATATCTGTTTAGATTCTTTTTGAGAATTTGTTGGATACGGTGAATAAGaaataataacatttttaatatttatgagACTTGGCCTctaaaaaaagttatttgtcTGACATTAGTTTGAGAAAAAGagtttaggaatatttttgaattataacatatgtctttttttttctattctaagtGGTTCTTAGAATTTTTCATCCATTAatacttttaagattaattatgaTGTTAGTTATACTGGTTATGGTGATAGTGTTAGTTTTATTTGCATTACTAGAAATTATTGTAATGAGAGTTGGTAAAAAGAATGTTTGAAAATAATtgaaagtaataatatttttaaggaAAATTGTTTGTTAATTGGAGAGGATATCTCTTAATTTGGGATATAGGTCAACAAGACGTTATTTGTGAGACAGATTGTGTGAaagtatttaatttagttaCTAATCATCAAGATGGTTTTGGATTTATTAATCCATTAgtactcaaaataaaaaatattatgcatTGTAATTAGCTTATtgacttttatttaattataaaaaatacaaatatggtGTCAAATACTATGACAAAAATAGTGATAagattataattttatcaagtaagttttgtttttttttttaatttaagaataattttaaatgaaattattcttctatttaatcagtttttttatttttttatttaacttatttaaaTCAACCAAAAAAAACCTTAAGAATAAGACTGCTTTGTTCAAGAAGTAATTATGTTTTGGTGTGTTCATAATTTTGTTCCTTTTGTTAAGATAaagttaaacaaataaaattaggaGTATTTTATAGCCTCCCACTGATTACTTGTCAaccaaaaaattaattcttaacaAAACCGTTCTTTATTAAAGGTGCATGCATTGAGATATCTGAAATTAGATTCGCAACACGTATACAAAATTCACGTGCAATACACAGAGCATGGATGACCCTTGAAAGAAAAGCACTAGAGAGAGctaattaaagaaataattacataattatctcaaacttttcaattaaattttttttgtatttctctAACTCTTGATTTAATCTgttgaattactaaaaaaaatcataaatacaGTACAAAAATAGTACATAAGTACAGCAGAATATCTAATActaatcaaaaattaaattatcattcaacaaaaatacaaaatatttaataatcatTCAATAATTTTTGAATAGAACATAAAAAATcgaatttagaaaaaaaaatcacaattcacagttcacaaaattttaaaataaccatCAAACAAGTTTGAACAGAACTTAACTAaccataattataaaaaattattcaattaatcATCTTTTAACaattaatcaatttttcaacaattattattacaaaaaacaaaatttataccTAAGGTTAAAAGTTAGAAGTTTGAAAAAATACAGAACTGACGGAGACAAGAACAGTGATTGGCAAAAAGTGGCTGAAGGGATGGCAGGGTTGAATAGAGCTGGCACCGGCGGTCCCTAACTGCGTGACGGAAAGTAGCACTGGCAGTGACTGCGATTTTCGAGGGCTGACTTGGCGATGGAGTGGGGCAGCGCGAACATAGGTGGTGACTCCACGAACGTTGCGAGGGCAGGGCTGGACGGAAGTTGCGCCAGAAACTCGAGGCGGAGATCGGAGACCTGAGAACTGAGAGCGAGGGGTGGGAGTGGACTGTGGAGGCTCGAGAGGAGAGGAGTGAGGGTGAGTGAGTGTGTGGGTAAGACTAGAGTTCGTTTTCCTTTGACTCTTTCTTCAGCATGCAAAACGCAGCATTTTGCCAGCTAATTTTAAAACCAGCCGGATTATGATTCGATTCGATCGATAGACTCTTAGCTGGTTTGATAGTCCAACTCTGATTTCTAAATCTGTCGATTTTGCTTTCTACTTGAACTGTATTTGTCAACGCTTCAATTCGATCGGTTTGACCGACCGATTTTCAAAAAGATATAATAAGGAATACATTGATTCATATATTGATTCAGTAGTTAAAAAGATAtaactgaatattttttatgattaaattatagatgattttgatattatttattaaaataaacaattttataattcatattatctatattaaatcactaaaaatatatatcatagtGTGAAAGTATTATTTGTATtcataaaagtaattaaaaaattgtctcgaactttttcaactaaaattttatgtattttttatagagTTAAAATTGTAATTTCTCTGATGGAAAAAGGAACAATGGAGATAATTTTGGTgcattagaaattaaaattctaaaatcattatttatatttgagtgaaGTACCCATTaaactttaaagtttaaataaaataatatatttaattttattctcatttaattttaaattaaaaataattataatttattcaatttaatatttataataataaataaaattatttttatataagtcatttattatgaaataacttaatttataattataattgctATATGTATTATTCATAAATAGATTAAGCTATTAATAACTTCCTACCAGTAAATGCATGATTAGGCCAtggatttttttctttctggGATAAAATTCATCCAAAAACGGCTGGCAAAAAAGATTAGGAAAGGCGTTgcaaattttagatattatcatatttatctaaATAACTGAACAAGGATAATTtatagtaataaaataaatagagtttaaaattatagagatatcttaaattaaataattatgctatgtatacaaattttttttatttataagttTTACAAATTGGACCAAATCCAATAGAATTACGTTCACCCAACTCAAGCGTATTAAACATGCATGTTACTTAATCGTTTTCAAAGCGCGGTAACTTACCATAATGaatgattcttcttcttctttttcgatcAAAACCACAACCGTCGAGATTAAAAGCACAtttaaaaactctgaaaaaaCTTTCAAACTCTCGCCAACATTCGACAAAATCAACAAGCAAACATCAAAATCTCCATAAAAAATCAccgaaaagaaagaaaaaatcgcCAACATTCACGTTACATGTgacattctcttttttttataccGTTCCTTTTGAAAACGTTCGGTCTTCTCTTTTCTTGGAGCACGCTGCACATCCTCATAGTCTAGCTTCGGTCTTCAAATCTTCAATCATAGCAATTAGCAAAGGTATTACTATTCTACTCAttctactttttattttttttatataattgtataaaattattaattaataaattatattttttaactataaaataatataattttatctttttgtgaTCACATAAATTATAGGtaaatagtttatttatttttaagatttattctcttttttttattttttatttttagtgaaattgataatgacttagtaaaaaaatattgttattgatgtttaattaattaaaaatattcagTTTGTTTATTCATGtgagtatataattatttaattttttttcaggtaacaaaaaattagaacaTTTTATGATGAGAAAGCAAAGTAAAATTGATGCAATTTTTAAGAGAAAAGTTactgatgaatgatgatgatggagtTCAAACAAGTCAACCCTCTAATCTTGTTTCACAAGAAGTTCAAGTAAGTGAACTCTCTAATCTTACTCAAAATACACATCAACAAAAAGCCAAAGTTCCAAGATTAGAAAGAGATGTTGATATCTCTTTACTAGAAAGGGATACAGGAAAGGGACGTCCAATTTGGCAGTATAATGTCAATGAACGTGATAAAATTCGTAGAGCATACATAATAGCTGGGCCATACCAACCAACAAATATTAGCTATCCAGCTTCTGGTAATAACAATCACCGTCGATATTTTCAATCTTCTTGGTTTAAGAAATTTTCAAGTTGGTTAGAATATTCACCAGAAAAAGATGCTACTTATTGTTTGCCTTGCTACTTGTTTAGTAAACATTATGGTGCTCGCAATGATGGAAAAAATGCATTTTTAGAGTTAGGATTTAGTAATTGGAAGAAAGTAAACAATGGAGTGAATTGTGCATTTGTATGTCACAAGGGTTCTATTCCTAATTCTCCCTATAATTTATGTGTGAAATCTTGTGATGATTTAATGGCTCAATCTAAGCATATAGACAAAGTTCTTGATAGGCATAGTGATTAAACTATTGTAAATAACTGCTAAAGGTTGAAGACATCTATTGATGCTATTCGATGGCTTGCATTTCAAGCATGTGCATTTAGAGGCGATGATGAAAGTCCTGGATCTTTGAATAGGGAAAATTTTATTGAGTTAATTAAGCTTTTAGCTTCATGTAATCAGAATGTTAATAATATTGTCCTTGAAAATGCTCCTGGAAATGCTCAATATATATCTCCCGGTGttcaaaaaataatcttgaTGTTCAAAATCTTAGGGGACAAGGGTATGATGGAGCTAGTAATATGCATGGTGAATGGAATGGATTGCAAGCTCTGTTTTTGAAAGATTGTCCTTTTGCTTATTACATTCACTGTCTTGCTCATCGATTACAATTAGCACTTGTTTCTTTAGCCAAAGAAGTTTGCTATGTTcatcaattcttttcaaaacttGCACTAATTGTGAATGTTGTGACTGTTTCTCCTAAGCGTCATGATCAGTTAAGGGTTGCTCAAGCAAATAATGTTGCAAACTTAATTGCCAATGATCAACTTGTGACAGGTAGTGGACTTAATCAAATTGGTACTTTGCAAAAAGCTGGAGATACTAGATGGGGGTCTCATTTGAATTCTGTACGTAACTTGCTATGCATGTTTGATGCTACTTGTGAAGTTCTTGAAAAAAGCACTGAAGAAGGTAATTTCTCCACTTGTGGTGATGCTAGTGTTGCTTATGATGCTATCACATCCTTTGAATTTGTCTTTGTTTTACATTTGATGAGAAATATTTTGCAAGTTAGTCATGATCTTTGTCAAGCTTTGCAACGAAAAAATCAAGACATATTGAATGCTTTAACTTTGGTTTCTACTACCAAGACTTTAATCCAACGAATGAGAGAATCAAGTTGGGAGGCTTTCATAAAAGAAGTTATATTGTTTTGTGAGAAACATGAAGTTGAGGTTCCTGATATGAATGCATTGCATATTCATAGAAGAGGCCAAACTCGCAAAATTATTGACCAAATTTCAGTGGAGCATCATTACCGTGTTAATTTATTTCTGGCTGTAATTGATACATAGTTGCAAGAGCTTAATGGAAGATTCAATGATAATATGGTGGAATTGCTTACTTTAAGTTTAACTTTAGATCCCAGAGATAATTATAAGTTCTTCAGTGTCAACAAAGTATGTGAATTAGTAGAACGATTTTATCCAGGTGACTTCAGTGACCAAGAGAAATTTCACATTAGAATGCAAGCTCAACATTATGAACTTGATGTTCCTAATCATGTTGAGTTAACTAACTTGTGCACAATTTCGGAGTTATGTCAAGGATTAACGAAGACAGGAAAGTCTTTAACATATCCTTTGATTGATCGTTTGATTCGCTTGGTATTAACTCTCCCTGTTTCAACTGTTACAACTGAGAGATCTTTTTTAgctatgaatattgtgaagaaTAGACTCAGAAATAAAATGGAAGATGAATTTCTTGCTAATTGTCTTTTGATTTACATTGAGAAGAAGATTGCTGAAAGATTTGACACCGATTCTATTAtcgatgaattttatgatatgaaGAATCAACGTGTACCACTTCGTTAGTAAAagtatgtttattttgtttgtactttaaatatatattctctatcggtatatttttgtaatccatcttacattataatttatttgcatatttctttaatattatatatgttattggcCCCCCACGATAACATTTCTGGATCCGTCCCTGGATATTACTCTTCTGGTGAAATTGTTCAAGTCGGTGATACTATTTTACGTACTCTTTAGTGAATGGTTTAACATATTTTTTCATCTGTTTTTGTACATATTTGTATGTTTGGAAGTGAGTTTGTATACATCTAAACTTTGTACTGTTTTTCAAATAAACTCatatttgggtgtatatggCCGATTTTTTGGTGTATATCAATCGAATTCGAATGTGACTAGTACTTCTAGTGACATTTTGAACTTAAATATCATTTTGAACTAATATAATGTCAtgtaatctaaaaaaaatacaagtgTATGTGACTCGTATATATCAAGAGTATTCATGTGTAACTGGTGCTGTTGTGTTTGTGCTTGCGCTTGTAGTGTCATTGTATGCATGTTTGGTTGACTTGAATATCATTTTGAACTCATATAATGTCGTGtaatcgaaaaaaataaaatgtgtatGTGACTGAATTTGGATGTATGTGAATGGTATTTAGGTGTATTTGACTGTTATTTGGGTGTATGTTGCTGGTATTCGAGTGTATGTGGATGGTATTTGGGTGTACGTGACTATTATTTGGCTagtatttttatctattaataatattttttattccttacagtAAAAATGACAAGCAAGAGCCAaggtagaaaaaaatataatgtaagCGCGCGCGCGCACATATATCTTAGACCAACTCAATTTTTCCTAGTATAaatatatcttatttaattgactctcatttttctttgtttacaGCAAACCAAAGATTTGAGATGCTTCACGCGACTATTGAatgaaaagtttgaaaaaatgaGCGAGGCAAAGAAGGCCATCGTCTGTGAATTAAGATTTGATAGTCTGATGCACATCCCCCCGATGAATGTGCCACACAAACTGTTGAAGGAGTTGGCTAATTCCTTTAATTTGGAGAAAAACAAATTGGACACAAGGCACGATTCATTGAAAATTAAACCCAAAAAAAGGAGCTGCCATTGGCCTCAATGCATCAGGTAACTGATTACAGAAAATATTTATACTTGCATTCTTTGTAATCTATTCTTCTGATCTCATGTAATCAAGAAACAAATTTAGCTGTATATGGctgatatttgggtgtatttcaagTGATTTAGAGTGTAATTGGTGTTCTTTTTGTAGGAAACTTATTTGCTGAAAAAGTGAGTTTTAAAGACCTTTCTGACGAGAACAAAGAAATTTTTAGAAGGTTCTAGGGGAAAACATTAAAGAATCTAACCGATCAGATGATGGATATCGATGTTGGCAACAATCAAGATCGCCTAATGTTCAAGAGAATTTTCATCCTCTATATTCAAATGGCGTTCTTATTATCAACTACCATAAATAAAGTATCTCGTATCTACATGCCTCCAATTTTTTGACTGGACAATATAATAGAGTAGAACTGGGGCAGTCATGTCCTCGATTTTATCATTAAGGGCATAACCAATTATCATTCGAAAAAAGAACAAATCGATTGATGGCTGCCTCTATGCCTTGATGATAATATTTTCATCAAACAAAATACACAAACAACAAAGGAGAAACAATCCTTGAATGGCCCTGGGTTAGCCATTCGAATAGGGAGCTACTAGTTCAGAGAATTAGAGCAAAAATTGACGGTCATATGGTAACTGAACAGAATACTTTCTCtaatttgggtgtatttgattTATGCAGATAGTGTAAACTAACGTTTTAACTATTTCAAGGCATCGTCAAGAGAgcagaattgaaaaagaaattgaagaaaatgaaagaggaagaaaagaagaaaaaaaaagaaaaatgcaaaaaagaagaagaaaagttcATCCGAGAAAGATTCATCCGAGAGTGAATTTGCTATTTCCTCTGAGTCTGAGTCTAAAAAAGACTCAAAAGAACCAACAACAATAAGAAAACAACACACTAGGACAGTTAAAAAGTAAGTAatatttttgggtgtattttatcaTGTTTAGAGTGTAGTTTTCTAATGATTGTTTGTTGTCCATAATGGTAtccagaaagaggaagaagattgTGGAGGATTCCTCTTCGAAAAGTGAAAGCAAATCCGATGATGAGTAAGATTTTGAAATTCTAATTGGATTGGcttcttttttgtttatatcaaaattttatctattaatAGAGTGTTTCTCATTTATTATCAGAAGTGAAGAATCAGaactaataataaaacaaaaatcacagaaaaaagtTCAGACTCCACCCAAAAAGTATGCATTTCTTCTGGGAatattttattgtaaattttaaatttgtgtgaTTGATAG is part of the Arachis duranensis cultivar V14167 chromosome 1, aradu.V14167.gnm2.J7QH, whole genome shotgun sequence genome and encodes:
- the LOC107471406 gene encoding uncharacterized protein LOC107471406, with protein sequence MHGEWNGLQALFLKDCPFAYYIHCLAHRLQLALVSLAKEVCYVHQFFSKLALIVNVVTVSPKRHDQLRVAQANNVANLIANDQLVTGSGLNQIGTLQKAGDTRWGSHLNSVRNLLCMFDATCEVLEKSTEEGNFSTCGDASVAYDAITSFEFVFVLHLMRNILQVSHDLCQALQRKNQDILNALTLVSTTKTLIQRMRESSWEAFIKEVILFCEKHEVELQELNGRFNDNMVELLTLSLTLDPRDNYKFFSVNKVCELVERFYPGDFSDQEKFHIRMQAQHYELDVPNHVELTNLCTISELCQGLTKTGKSLTYPLIDRLIRLVLTLPVSTVTTERSFLAMNIVKNRLRNKMEDEFLANCLLIYIEKKIAERFDTDSIIDEFYDMKNQRVYLTVIWVYVAGIRVYVDGNLFAEKVSFKDLSDENKEIFRRKRKKIVEDSSSKSESKSDDEMPEKKVDIPEAGIPLIEAQYDSSEIMSKVNLKSENDPVFQIQMEQSIVNQPGDSLLDVEEESFTDPFERTHILNLKLLRPLHNLHQLADGTPAVAAAPSKIFDCAIYVMKCLEIIEPENIKRGRYDWDNWTQAEVDHFRVEYASQILFDEINSDRDIAIRKSEAIRLSKPSATLLSPYCQIDSNNFDTD